The genomic interval TCATCGGCGGCTACCCGACCTCTCAGCACTCGATCTTCTGCGCGGTGATCGGTGAGGGCAGCGATGGCATGCAGCGCGACGACTGGTACGCGGTCGCCCGCGATTCACGCGACCTCGATGATCCGGTTGCCGTGGGGCAGAAGGCGGGGCAACGCTGCGCTGCTCGCCTCGGCGCACGGCGCATTCCCACCACCCTGGTGCCGGTGCTGTTCGAGGCGCCGATCGCCGCGTCGCTCATCGGGCACTTCGTCGGAGCGGTGAGCGGCGGCAGCCTCTACCGCAAGTCGTCGTTCCTCCTCGACAGCGCGGGCAAAGAGGTGTTTGCGCCGATCGTCCAGTTGCACGAGCGGCCGTTCCTCAAGAAGGGTCTGCGCAGCGCGGCGTTCGACGACGAAGGCGTGGCCACGCACGATCGCGAAGTCGTGAGCAACGGCGTGGTGGGCGGCTACTTTCTCGGCAGCTACAGCGCCCGCAAGCTCGGGCTGCAGTCCACCGGCAATGCCGGCGGCAATCACAATCTGATCCTCGACAGCACCGGCGAGGACTTTCCGACGCTGCTCACCAGGCTCGGCACCGGTCTGCTCGTCACCGATCTGCTCGGCCACGGCGTCAACAGCGTGACCGGAGACTATTCGCGCGGCGCGGCTGGGTTCTGGGTCGAGAACGGCGAGATCGCCTATCCGGTGCAGGAGATCACGGTTGCCGGCAATCTCAAGGAGATGTTTCGCGGCATCGTCGCCATCGGCAACGACGTCGTGATCCGCGGTGCACGGCAGTGCGGATCGATCCTCGTCGAGCGCATGACCGTGGCGGGCGAGTAGACGCTCTGTCGTCGGCCCATCAGTGGTGCAGATTGAGGCCGACCTTGGCGACGCGTCCGGCCTTGATTTCCATGGCGACGAGTTCGAGGCGCCCGAGCCGCAGACGGTCTCCGACCACCGGGCGGTGCGCGAAGCGCCGGTCCAGCAGATCGGCAGCGGTCATCGTCTCCATGGCGGGAGGCAGTTCGATGCCGTACACCTCGGCGAGATCCGTCAGCCGGGCATCGCCGTTCAGGACGAATTCGCCGAAGAATTCGTGCTCTTCCAGCCGGGCCGGTGCTTGGGTGCCGGTGAGCACCCGCCCCAGCGTGTCGAGTGCGTCCCGCTCTGAGAGCATGTACACGTAATCGCCTGCCTGCAGGGGCGCTTCCAGGGCGAGGCGGGTGAGCCGTCCGCCCCGCACGATGCCCGCGATCTGCGACTCTTCCGGCAGGGCGAGCTCCGACAGCGGAAGTCCGAGGGCCGGTGAACCCGGCTTCAGGCTGTAACCGGAGAGCTCCAGATTGAATCGCCCGGCGACGTCGAGATCGACCTTCTGCGCCGGCTCCGGCGTCGGTGGCACCTCCAGCTGCAGCCAC from Betaproteobacteria bacterium carries:
- the pmbA gene encoding metalloprotease PmbA is translated as MREIAADVLAHARRLGASAAETEATEGIGQTVTVRRGEVETIEYNRDKGVGVTVYLGHKRGHASSTDFSREALLRTVEAAMAIARYTGSDECAGLADADLLASDFPDLDLHHPWHLSVEEGIELARSCEAAALAVDPRLTNSEGASVATHQYQFAYANSHGFIGGYPTSQHSIFCAVIGEGSDGMQRDDWYAVARDSRDLDDPVAVGQKAGQRCAARLGARRIPTTLVPVLFEAPIAASLIGHFVGAVSGGSLYRKSSFLLDSAGKEVFAPIVQLHERPFLKKGLRSAAFDDEGVATHDREVVSNGVVGGYFLGSYSARKLGLQSTGNAGGNHNLILDSTGEDFPTLLTRLGTGLLVTDLLGHGVNSVTGDYSRGAAGFWVENGEIAYPVQEITVAGNLKEMFRGIVAIGNDVVIRGARQCGSILVERMTVAGE